In Mya arenaria isolate MELC-2E11 chromosome 1, ASM2691426v1, the genomic stretch aatattgatttgtcattaaaataaactagAGCCGTAGAGcataaaattgtaaattatacatgtaatgaaGCGTCGTTGTTATCTCTGAGTGACTTGCGACGAATCATGTTCGTctgataattattaatatcagGTGGAGTAACATCTACATATGTTAAAACATCTGTATTGAAGATTTTGCTCCCGTTGATTAAACAACTGTCCACGTTTCCCGTTTTTGTGTGAGACTCGGATTGTGCTTAAGAATCCAAGCGGAAGCGAAATAGGATTCTGTAAAACGTGGTGTAACCTGCTGAGTTCTTTCAAGTACGTCATTGATATTTACCTGGCACTTGATATCTTACTTCCAAAATGAAGCAACAATCGCGACTTCTGTAACATAACATAATCATAAAATGAGCTCTAACGTCGCATCTGGTGAACGGATTATGTAAATACATAGATGCCTTCAATTCGTATGTACGTACGCATGGTAGGTACGGTTGTTGATGACAACTCATGCATCTTGTTAGATTTAGACGAAGATTAGATGATCTTGACTTGTctatagttatatattttgactggtttgaatatctgaaaaaaaGTCTAGATTTAAAATACGATACGGCATGGAACCAACGACCACATGAACCAGATTGGCCTTACGGACCAGCATAGagtttctttgttttatttgcgtTATCAAGGGTTTCATTGACCCCCCAATAATCTGCCATTCAGCCATTCGTGACGCCACCAAGAACTAAATTGTGATGTttatgccataagtgacatgataTAGAAGTGACGGTAATTCGCAGTCGAATCCAGACAAAAGACGACTGGAAGACACAGAGTGAGATAAAAGAGATCCGGGTGGGATACCCTACCTCTTTGATTAGAGACATCTTGGTTCTCTaatgtgttcggtataataactTATACACAGGAGACAACTTTTCTTTGTTGAACCAGTACTGGAGCTATTAACACTATAGACAATGAAGCTTTTCGAATCAGAAATCGAACAACTGCATGAGCAAGAAGCCAATGTTATGGATCTAGCTGATTTGGAAGTATTGTCCCGCtatattgaaacattaacaCTTACCAATGTCAAGGACACAGGGTGTTCAGGTAAGATCgagatatttgattttaataaacagGATGACTACCTCGGTCCATTGTCAAAAGATAAACAGAGCACTTACGAAAGCAGTAGTAAAGGAGAAGAAAACAACCCGAACGAAAGTGCTCTTAAATCCTCCTTCGGTTGGCCCAAAGCCTACCAACATATGGAATGAACAAGCAAAAGAAGCTGCGGTCACAGGAGATACAACAGAAGCAGTTATGTCCGATTTTGTTCCATTACCAGATTCTGTTTCTAAGAAAAAGCATTGGCCACCCTTTCAAAGTGATAAAGGAAGCCGAGGTAAAGATAAGGAAGATCGCCAAATTAAATCAAAAGATCAATTGAAGCCAAAGACAGGCCATATTCATGACAGAATAAAACTCAAACCAAGTGATATGCCGTATATAACATCATATGGCAGTCATGATGCAGCCATGCTTCAAAACAGTGAACAAAACATTACCATTGTGAATTTTAACAACAGTAAACTGATGAAAGCAAAAGCGTTGTCAAAACTGAAACAAAGGGTAACAGTCATAGGGTTTGATTGTCATGAAGACACACATACATTTGCGATAAGTGGATATGATGGTGACAAAGGGTGCTTGATTCTTTTTCATGTTGACAAACACAGTCAGGAAGAGTGTCACAATTTCGACATGCGGGTGTTTTTAAAACCGAGTCCGAACCAAATTGATGTGCACAAAACGGTTTATGATTTCCAAAATGAGGCAATTTTACGTTTTGAATGTCACTAATAAGACACTGAAGCGATTTGATTTCTCTACGAATAGTTTTAAATGGAAACGAAAAATAGACGAGGAAAGTTTTAGTCCACAACAAATGACAGCTGACTCGAGTAGATTGTATGTGACGAGCATGAACTGTGTCgttgtgtttgaaaagaaaaccGGCCACTAAAACCAATCTCTACAAGCAGATAAACAAGGGAACGACGTTCTGAATGCGATTTGTCTTATACAAAATGAGCGCTTAGTGGTTGCCTCGTGCGTTTCCGAAGATCCTCAGAAAGCAGCGACCCTCatgtttattgatattaaagTGGATAAATTATATCCATCCGAAGCGCGAAACCTTCCTATCATTCTCGCTTTGAGATGATtcatttattgacattaaaaattgaacaacacCACCGACGCCTCATCTGGAGTCAGATTAAGAAGTATACTATGCTATATGTGGATATGCATTTGGAATTTACTGGTGGTGAATTTTGTCAGAATATTGATCGAAAACCTACAAACAAACCAACTATTTTAAGGACTTTAAGCCTATCTCCAATATTAACGAAAAAACTAAATTCTTTTTAAAGTGGCAATCAAAATAATGGCATATTGAGCAAATTCATTCAATGTCTATCTTGTCTGTAGTGAGGAAGAGTACGTGATTATCACCATCACGTGATAATCCGGTCCGAGAAACTGTTGGTTCTAAAAACTTATAgtaatatgtgtgtatattatCTGCTTATATTCAATCCAACTCTTATGTTATCGTTGTTTTGAATTGACTTCATACACTTGTCGTCCTGATATATCTTAACTCtgagttgtttatatattttcactaTCATCACTTCATATTGTAACGCACATACTAAAAGTACTTTGTAATGAATAACCTTGACgttatgtttatcaatatatgtaGACGTTTTTGCTTCTGTgcttgatataataaatattggaAATTACAGGAATAAGTTAAgttatttaaaagttgacaaaGATCCTGTTGAAAGTCTCAGTTGCCAAGGCCAAACAAATACTAGCTTAAAGACGAATAACATCATGACAAGTATATCTTAAAGATCAAGAATAACAACATATCGTTATTTGTAAATGGTATGGCGGCCGCCATGGCACTGATAACGAGCGctcaacaatgttttaaaaaaacaaattcaggACAATGTGAACAACTTAAAGACACAGTAAAACAGCGTTCATGGAAAAGGCTTTAGTCGAGGTCATATATAAAACGGAAACCACGTTTTTGATACGCAGTATTCAGGGGCTTTATTCGGTACTCAGGCTTTTAAAACCggtttaaaaaattaatactGACGAATCCGgaagaaaataaagtattataaATAAGAGTATTTGTATTGTAAAGATAAAGCGGGCTTTCATCCGAGTTATCAGCTATTTATGCTCTACCAAAATATGCTCTCTATTCATCACACTTATCATTTCTGAAAGTCTTCATAAAACGAAATAGCtcaaatcaattttttttttaagaaaattgacaTTCTTTGCATTCAATAAGGTTATTAACCAATACTTTCTACTGCCGTTgtgctatttttattttgactCGAACCAATAGAAATGCTTGTTGTCCTAGACCTTAGACATTTTGGAAGAGCATTTGACTACTTGTTTAAGTTTGTTCAAAAActgattgcttacaaaaaaacatcacaaaGAATATGGTGAATATGGTGGCAATGAGATAGCAAATCACTTCCTTGATATATTTAAGCTAGAAGAATATACGGGTGACGTTGTAATAATAAGAAGTTGATCAATTACACCTCCTTTTTCGGTTTGAAAGTTCGCTTTATATTATCCATTGTATTCAGCGATTCATTTAGGATATTATCACGCAATGAAAGCAACTTGATGTTCAACAAAGCTTCTGTGTTAGAAGGTTCCTTATATGTCTGACGTAAGTAACGCTTTGTTCATCAATTATGATTCTAGGTactttaaaacagtaaaattaatTCAGGTTATGTTTTCAAGCAGAAAGggacattcaaataataaaatacatttgtcgATTTACTTTAAAAGTTTATATTGTTCGACGTATAAGAGCAAAGTTATATAGACAGTGAGTTTGTCTAGTAGAATAGGTAAGGTGTCCTCCCCATTCTCATGAAAGGAGTTCTGTAGAAGACGTATGTTGGTTATGGCCTATGACTACTGGGCTATTATTGTGTTATCATATCAGCTCTTTTTTTAGATGTACCTTATTGTGGCTTATATAATTTAGTAAAGACTTATTTACACCAATAATACACAAGAAAGATAAATGCTAAAATCAGTAAACTTTCAAATACGACATGTGCTAGACAGTATACATAACAGATTAAAATATATGACTGACGAGATTAAAAAAACGTATAATTCTGACATCATCTACAACCAAAGCTTCTTTGTTGACGCTGACAACGAAATCAAAAAGAGGCTAATCAAGatgcaaaaacagtttaaataatatcatatgaaatacaattttgaataacagCACAGAATCGGGTAATGGGAATGTCTGGAAACTCGCCAGTagaaattattgatgaaatTAAATTTCGAATAAAATTTGCAGAAAGATCTTTCTGTAGCACGGGCAACatccaaaatgaaaaaaaacagcacttttggttttatttaaactgtCAATGAGTGCAAATTCTCATAGAGACGTGTTGACTGGTAATCTGTTTTCAGAAATATTAGGACATTCCCAGTGATGACCAAAGAGCTAaacattaaatgtataaacaagtACACCGATGTATGATCATTGACTTGAGCAGCAAAGTTAAAACCCTGTCTTTACCAATGCACATTTTTGTAAAAGGTATTGATTGAAATGTATACATCTTAGGTAGATCGAGTGTCCTAAATACGTAGACCGCATTGCggaagtttttgttttatgtatgcGATTGGCATGGTGATTATCTCTATGTAGATATAGTGAGGCATGGTACTGTTTATAAGTACCCGAAAATGCTAACAACTCCTTTTTATACGCATATGCTTAGgtgatttaatttatatttaatagatTATTGTTCTGTGGAGATTCAGATTaggatttattttctttcaaacattttactgactatatttgtttgtttggattagttaagttaattttatttacctttaattttaatttagcttAACAAAAGGATACAGACGGTTCAAACGGAATACTGAATGGACATTATAACTGTGAATAAAAATGGCAAGTACATCGACAAAAGAATCTCTATGCGATGGACAACACGACTTTCCGGAAACGGCAGCTGCCATTTGTCTTGTACATCAGGATTTGGTTTGTCTGCAATGTTTAATTGACAAGAAAGAAACAGAATGTGTTGTAAAACCTATAGACAAGCTTTCACCGAGTGAAAATAGCTTGTTTGAGGtattgaaaattaaacaatgtCTTGCTGAACGGAAAGATCTTGTTCAGACTTATActaaacatgtacatgaacaGAGAGATAATTTGAAAGACAAAATTAGACATCATGCTGAAGAATTGGTGCGGACAGTTAgggaaaatgaagaaaaaacttTGATTGATCTTGAGACACAATCAAAGGCTCTGCTTATTAAAGATGATGATCAAGAGAAGATAATTCAAGAACTTGAATATGAAATATCGGTCAAAACCAAACTCTTCTCTGAAGATGCTGATAGCATAAAGAAAACTGAGGTTAACGATATGCACACAAAGTTACAAAATATTGCAGTTATTGCTGACAAATCAGTATCGGGTACATATGTTGAGAAATTGACATTGTCTGGAGACTCGAATGGATTAGGCATTGTGGAAATTATTGACCAGAGCCTTATCTATGATGAAGTGCAAAATAATGATGTGGAAATGAGAGGCACAACTGGAACAAGACACTCGTCACAAGTGCCTGTTTGCCATGATGTCATAAGCACCGGCCAGTCACCGGAAACCGGACCTAAACATACACTTTCGCTTCGCATATCTCATGACCAAAGCTTGGCATCTGATGAAGTTACAACTACTTCTGTAAATGCCGAGACTGGGCCGGGTCCTTCCAACagagaagaaaataaaacaactaagaCGAAGTCACGCTTTAGCTGGTTCGGGTCCGGCAAATCTAAAAACGCAAGTGAAAACGAGGGCAATAGTACTCGAGGAAAAGGCTCTTCAAAGACCCAAGAAACCCAAGATCCAGACTTTCATCCATTTCCTGGTTTGCGTGGGTCgagaaatgaacattttcttgTCCTTGAGAGTTCTGCGAAAGCTAAAGTTTCGAAAGCATCAATATCTAACATTTTGGTAACGGATCAAAACGCGTTGGTTCTgtttgatcaaaacaaacacacgATTATTGTTTCCAATTTTTCTGGCGAAATCATGATATCTCATGCGCTATCAAAAGATCCGATCAAGataacaaaatttaaagaaaactcgTTTGCGACATTGAACTGTAAAGActtgaaaatcaaaatattctgCATTGAGAACAAGAAACTAACAATATCAGATGTGAAAATGTCTGAGTCTATACCAAAGCCCATCCACGTTCTCGGATTTGAATATGGAAAAGTAAAAGATTGTCAGCAATTTGCGCTTAGCGGGATTATCAAGGAAGAAGG encodes the following:
- the LOC128235245 gene encoding uncharacterized protein LOC128235245 codes for the protein MASTSTKESLCDGQHDFPETAAAICLVHQDLVCLQCLIDKKETECVVKPIDKLSPSENSLFEVLKIKQCLAERKDLVQTYTKHVHEQRDNLKDKIRHHAEELVRTVRENEEKTLIDLETQSKALLIKDDDQEKIIQELEYEISVKTKLFSEDADSIKKTEVNDMHTKLQNIAVIADKSVSGTYVEKLTLSGDSNGLGIVEIIDQSLIYDEVQNNDVEMRGTTGTRHSSQVPVCHDVISTGQSPETGPKHTLSLRISHDQSLASDEVTTTSVNAETGPGPSNREENKTTKTKSRFSWFGSGKSKNASENEGNSTRGKGSSKTQETQDPDFHPFPGLRGSRNEHFLVLESSAKAKVSKASISNILVTDQNALVLFDQNKHTIIVSNFSGEIMISHALSKDPIKITKFKENSFATLNCKDLKIKIFCIENKKLTISDVKMSESIPKPIHVLGFEYGKVKDCQQFALSGIIKEEGRVMLINAETGEVSDVCGSFKMSSSGQHHNPEDFRTLYDFEKNAVFILNIRSKTMKCYSFEKEQCEWRIQCKDDSFAPDQVVFDDEHLYITSNENVTLFSKTFGETKATRTAKIGKLKAICLMKDIAIVSCDSTEPQKAMTLEFIAL